A DNA window from Vicinamibacterales bacterium contains the following coding sequences:
- a CDS encoding ABC transporter ATP-binding protein has protein sequence MSAAIQLAGVVKRYGAATALDGLSFEVQRGEMFGLIGPDGAGKTTAIRLICGLLHADAGTLRVVGLDPTRDHRALTHKVGYLSQRFSLYGDLTIDENIAFFAEIHGVTRYASRRDHLLEMTQLTRFRDRLADKLSGGMKQKLALACTLVHEPELVLLDEPTTGVDPVSRREFWKLLSHFVESGITIVMTTPYLDEAERCHRVALVHDGRLLAMDQPARLRTSLPGTWLEAYPPDPRHVRDRIRAADHTHVEVFGERLHVWFPEAADGDAASQTLANVLTAAGIAPFEGRVITPTLEDVFIARLAALDAAAPAGTAA, from the coding sequence ATGAGCGCCGCCATCCAGCTCGCCGGCGTCGTGAAGCGCTACGGCGCCGCCACCGCGCTCGACGGCCTGTCCTTCGAGGTCCAGCGCGGGGAGATGTTCGGCCTCATCGGTCCGGATGGCGCCGGGAAGACCACGGCCATCCGTCTCATCTGCGGCCTCCTCCACGCCGACGCCGGCACGCTGCGCGTCGTCGGCCTCGACCCCACCCGCGATCACCGCGCGTTGACGCACAAGGTGGGCTACCTGTCGCAGCGCTTCAGCCTCTACGGCGATCTCACCATCGACGAGAACATCGCCTTCTTCGCCGAGATCCACGGCGTCACCCGCTACGCCTCGCGCCGCGATCACCTGCTGGAGATGACCCAGCTGACGCGCTTCCGCGACCGCCTCGCCGACAAGCTGTCCGGCGGCATGAAGCAGAAGCTCGCCCTGGCCTGCACGCTCGTCCACGAACCGGAGCTGGTGCTGCTCGACGAGCCGACGACGGGCGTGGACCCCGTGTCGCGCCGCGAGTTCTGGAAGCTGCTCTCGCACTTCGTCGAGAGCGGCATCACCATCGTGATGACCACGCCGTACCTCGACGAGGCCGAGCGCTGCCACCGCGTGGCGCTCGTCCACGACGGCCGCCTGCTGGCCATGGATCAGCCCGCCCGCCTCAGGACCTCGCTCCCTGGCACCTGGCTCGAGGCGTATCCGCCGGACCCGCGCCACGTGCGCGACCGGATCCGGGCCGCCGATCACACCCACGTCGAGGTGTTCGGCGAGCGGCTGCACGTGTGGTTCCCCGAGGCCGCCGACGGGGACGCCGCCAGCCAGACGCTGGCGAACGTCCTCACCGCCGCCGGGATCGCGCCCTTCGAGGGGCGCGTCATCACGCCGACGCTGGAAGACGTCTTCATCGCCAGGCTCGCGGCGCTCGACGCCGCGGCGCCGGCAGGCACCGCCGCATGA
- a CDS encoding TIGR01777 family oxidoreductase, with translation MRVVIAGGSGFLGQALADSLGRHGHEVQILTRRPRGPGHIAWTPDGDPGPWAASLEGAGAVVNLAGEGIADRRWTPARKAALVESRIRATTSLVRAVRERTTPPAVFVSASGIGYYGATGDEPVDESAPPGSDFLAQLAVQWEHAAAPAGTACRLVLLRTGMVLGHGGALQQMLLPFKLGLGGRLGSGRQWMPWIHVDDWVALVERLIADERASGPFNLAAPAPVRNREFTRALGHALSRPAFLPVPAFALSLAFGELAQVLLTGQRAVPHRAEQLGFTFAYSSIDVALAAAVR, from the coding sequence ATGCGCGTCGTCATCGCCGGCGGATCGGGATTCCTCGGGCAGGCCCTGGCCGACTCGCTCGGCCGCCACGGGCACGAGGTGCAGATCCTGACGCGCCGGCCGCGAGGGCCCGGCCACATCGCCTGGACCCCCGACGGCGACCCGGGCCCCTGGGCGGCGAGCCTCGAGGGCGCCGGCGCCGTGGTGAACCTGGCCGGCGAAGGCATCGCCGATCGCCGGTGGACGCCGGCGCGCAAGGCCGCGCTCGTGGAAAGCCGCATCCGGGCGACGACGAGCCTCGTGCGCGCCGTGCGGGAGCGGACGACGCCGCCGGCGGTCTTCGTGAGCGCCTCGGGCATCGGCTACTACGGGGCGACGGGCGACGAGCCGGTGGACGAGTCCGCGCCGCCAGGGTCCGACTTCCTCGCGCAACTCGCGGTCCAGTGGGAACACGCCGCCGCGCCGGCCGGGACCGCCTGCCGCCTGGTGCTCCTCCGCACCGGCATGGTCCTGGGCCACGGCGGCGCCCTGCAGCAGATGCTCCTGCCCTTCAAGCTCGGCCTGGGCGGGCGCCTCGGGTCAGGCCGCCAGTGGATGCCCTGGATCCACGTGGACGACTGGGTGGCGCTCGTCGAGCGGCTCATCGCGGACGAGCGGGCGTCCGGTCCGTTCAACCTCGCGGCGCCGGCGCCCGTCCGGAACCGCGAGTTCACGCGCGCGCTGGGCCACGCGCTGTCGAGGCCCGCCTTCCTCCCCGTCCCGGCGTTCGCGCTGTCGCTGGCCTTCGGCGAGCTCGCGCAGGTGCTGCTCACGGGCCAGCGCGCGGTGCCGCACCGGGCGGAGCAGCTCGGCTTCACCTTCGCGTACTCGAGCATCGACGTCGCGCTCGCGGCGGCCGTTCGCTGA
- a CDS encoding HlyD family efflux transporter periplasmic adaptor subunit codes for MTHPTWSRRRAAVAACVALPAALAAACAPPADPDRLRVSGHVEATEVRLAPEIGGRVTALDVKEGDRIEAGARILTLDATDVDLAIARARTEEASAEAQLRLVRAAARVEDVRQAEAQVEATRADVPAAKAELEAATADLQRFDLLLQRKSGSQKQRDDAATRRDVAAARLDAAEKRVAAAEAALARVQAGARREEVAVAESRIATAKAAIATLEDQRQDATLSSPVAGIVTEKLVEAGEMVAPRAPVVVITDLDHAWADVYVPEPAVPRIRMGQAATLFTDAGGAGIPGTVTYISPKAEFTPRNVQTADERAKLVYRIRITVDNTSGVLKQGMPVDAELALTPAAPVQP; via the coding sequence ATGACTCATCCCACTTGGAGCCGACGGCGTGCCGCCGTCGCGGCGTGCGTGGCGCTGCCTGCCGCGCTGGCCGCTGCCTGCGCCCCTCCCGCCGACCCGGATCGCCTGCGCGTGTCGGGGCACGTGGAAGCCACTGAGGTGCGCCTCGCGCCCGAGATCGGGGGGCGCGTGACGGCCCTGGACGTGAAGGAAGGCGACCGGATCGAGGCCGGCGCGCGCATCCTCACGCTCGACGCCACCGACGTGGACCTCGCCATCGCCCGGGCCCGAACGGAGGAGGCCTCGGCCGAGGCGCAGCTCCGCCTCGTGCGCGCCGCGGCCCGCGTCGAGGACGTCCGCCAGGCCGAAGCCCAGGTCGAGGCGACGCGCGCGGACGTACCGGCCGCGAAGGCCGAGCTCGAGGCGGCCACCGCCGACCTGCAGCGCTTCGACCTCCTGCTGCAGCGCAAGTCCGGGTCCCAGAAGCAGCGAGACGACGCCGCCACCAGGCGGGACGTCGCCGCCGCACGCCTCGACGCCGCCGAGAAGCGCGTGGCCGCCGCCGAGGCGGCGCTTGCGCGCGTGCAGGCCGGCGCACGCCGCGAGGAAGTGGCCGTCGCCGAGAGCCGCATCGCGACGGCCAAGGCCGCCATCGCGACGCTGGAAGACCAGCGGCAGGACGCCACGCTCTCGTCGCCCGTGGCCGGCATCGTGACCGAGAAGCTCGTGGAAGCCGGCGAGATGGTGGCGCCGCGCGCGCCGGTCGTGGTCATCACCGATCTGGACCACGCGTGGGCCGACGTCTACGTGCCGGAGCCGGCCGTGCCGCGGATCCGGATGGGCCAGGCGGCCACGCTGTTCACGGACGCCGGCGGCGCCGGCATCCCCGGAACGGTCACCTACATCTCGCCCAAGGCGGAGTTCACGCCCAGGAACGTCCAGACGGCCGACGAACGCGCCAAGCTCGTCTACCGCATCCGCATCACCGTGGACAACACGTCCGGCGTGCTGAAGCAGGGCATGCCCGTGGACGCGGAGCTCGCCCTCACCCCGGCCGCCCCGGTCCAGCCATGA
- a CDS encoding helix-turn-helix domain-containing protein, with protein sequence MFAAAATAFSRDGYDGVGVDDIARAAGVNKAMLYYHFGSKLELYHEVVRDMLRAVRSAVGSIAEAADPAPAKIGRFIEALAHLRESRPWFPPLMMREMSAGGPRLDPDTLALMRGVFLAFVAILDAGVTARAFRPVNPVLAYVTILGPLMMNAVRERAAAEPGRAHLPMFAAVDRHEIVAHVQETALRMLTPAPASRTKDRSR encoded by the coding sequence GTGTTCGCGGCCGCCGCGACGGCCTTCTCCCGCGACGGGTACGACGGCGTGGGCGTCGACGACATCGCCCGCGCCGCCGGCGTGAACAAGGCGATGCTCTACTACCACTTCGGCAGCAAGCTGGAGCTGTACCACGAGGTGGTGCGCGACATGCTCCGGGCCGTGCGGTCCGCCGTCGGCAGCATCGCCGAGGCGGCCGATCCGGCGCCGGCCAAGATCGGCCGCTTCATCGAAGCGCTGGCCCACCTCCGGGAATCCCGCCCGTGGTTTCCGCCGCTGATGATGCGCGAGATGTCGGCCGGCGGCCCCCGCCTGGACCCCGACACGCTGGCGCTGATGCGGGGCGTCTTCCTGGCGTTCGTCGCCATCCTCGATGCCGGCGTCACGGCGCGGGCGTTCCGCCCGGTCAACCCCGTGCTGGCGTACGTGACCATCCTGGGCCCGCTGATGATGAATGCCGTCCGCGAGCGCGCCGCCGCCGAACCCGGCCGCGCGCACCTGCCGATGTTCGCCGCCGTCGACCGTCACGAGATCGTGGCGCACGTGCAGGAGACGGCGCTCCGCATGCTCACTCCGGCCCCCGCTTCCAGGACAAAGGACCGATCCCGATGA
- a CDS encoding AraC family transcriptional regulator encodes MGAYELALVGLVGSGVGAALGAPLLWAGPRRGDVRLLGGALLVTAAVAALISARLAGLVPASAAVGHAVNVLGLVAMPLGVAYVRLAAGRRRPMHPALLAPLAAYAVAAAIRGALTGASGVPFAWLLPVVLGLTGVAALTVRRGAARRAGLVPAEWVVGFMALLNVAQIARMDLGHLPLVRAIVPLVVLGGVVALAAFVTWRQATSSHEPPWAGGHPGDPDPRTDPVAIDRPAAEPAPPRYERSALDDGSAADLRARVDRALEADRLFARPDLTLARLASAAGSTPHLVSEVLNRFGGTSFRDVVTRRRVDDVKAQLGDPASDRFTIEGIGASAGFRSRSALYDAFRRCEGTTPTAYRDRCRGRG; translated from the coding sequence ATGGGCGCATACGAACTGGCCCTCGTCGGCCTCGTGGGATCGGGCGTGGGTGCCGCGTTGGGCGCGCCACTCCTCTGGGCTGGGCCACGGCGGGGGGACGTCCGGCTCCTCGGCGGCGCCTTGCTCGTGACGGCCGCCGTGGCCGCCCTCATCAGCGCGCGCCTGGCCGGCCTCGTGCCGGCATCCGCCGCGGTGGGCCACGCCGTGAACGTCCTGGGACTGGTGGCCATGCCCCTCGGCGTGGCGTACGTCCGTCTGGCCGCCGGGCGACGCCGTCCCATGCACCCGGCGCTCCTGGCCCCACTGGCGGCCTACGCCGTCGCAGCCGCCATCAGGGGCGCCCTCACGGGCGCGTCGGGCGTCCCGTTCGCCTGGCTCCTCCCGGTCGTCCTCGGCCTGACCGGCGTCGCGGCGCTCACCGTGCGCCGTGGGGCCGCCCGGCGCGCGGGTCTCGTGCCGGCCGAATGGGTGGTCGGGTTCATGGCCCTGCTGAACGTCGCCCAGATCGCGCGGATGGACCTGGGGCACCTGCCGCTCGTGCGCGCCATCGTGCCGCTGGTGGTCCTCGGGGGCGTCGTCGCGCTGGCGGCCTTCGTCACCTGGCGGCAGGCCACGTCGAGCCACGAGCCGCCGTGGGCGGGAGGCCATCCCGGCGATCCGGATCCGCGGACCGATCCGGTCGCGATCGATCGGCCGGCGGCGGAGCCAGCGCCGCCGCGATACGAACGCTCGGCGCTCGACGACGGGTCCGCGGCCGACCTGCGCGCCCGCGTGGATCGCGCGCTCGAGGCCGATCGCCTGTTCGCGCGGCCGGACCTCACGCTGGCGCGGCTGGCCAGCGCCGCCGGCTCCACGCCGCACCTGGTGTCGGAGGTCCTCAACCGCTTCGGCGGCACGTCGTTCCGCGACGTCGTGACCCGCCGCCGCGTGGACGACGTGAAGGCCCAGCTCGGCGATCCGGCCAGCGACCGCTTCACCATCGAAGGCATCGGCGCCTCGGCCGGGTTCCGGTCGCGATCGGCGCTCTACGACGCGTTCCGGCGGTGCGAGGGCACCACGCCGACCGCATATCGGGATCGCTGTCGAGGCCGCGGCTGA
- a CDS encoding TolC family protein, which translates to MSTRILVLSVAAVLGASAAGASAQPPALTLTLDEAMARAVEASHRLGEARARQQAADAAVDVRRRSDDPTLTASAGYTRTNHVQEFGVPQPDGRLRVIYPDIPDNYRSRLELVWPIYTGGRTDALERAAQAEASASGKDLDAARLDLRLEVARAYWALVTARETVRVLEQALETADRSLTDVRARVDAGFLPPNDVTRSEAQRARSELLLVEARGRVEVVTLDLARLMGLAAPAAIAPTEALDGGAAPAADGSTLVKEALTQRPELAALADRDQGIAARLDAIAATRKPTVAFASGYDWAHPNPRIFPRQARWEDSFDLSLNVSWQLWDSGRANADRQEALANQTALRERRREVESQIRADVAKSLVDVTTSRAALSPARLAVSSAQETRRVVNDRFEAGVATTLDVLDAQLAEMQAELDRTRVLADIRLAEARLARVLGR; encoded by the coding sequence ATGAGCACCCGCATCCTCGTCCTGTCCGTTGCCGCCGTTCTCGGCGCCTCCGCGGCCGGCGCGTCGGCGCAGCCGCCGGCCCTGACCTTGACCCTCGACGAGGCCATGGCCCGGGCCGTCGAGGCGAGCCATCGCCTGGGCGAGGCGCGCGCCCGCCAGCAGGCCGCCGACGCCGCCGTGGACGTCCGGCGGCGGTCCGACGACCCCACGCTGACCGCCTCGGCCGGCTACACCCGGACCAACCACGTGCAGGAGTTCGGCGTGCCGCAGCCGGACGGCCGCCTCCGCGTCATCTACCCCGACATTCCCGACAACTACCGGTCGCGCCTGGAACTCGTGTGGCCCATCTACACCGGCGGGCGCACCGACGCCCTCGAGCGCGCGGCGCAGGCGGAGGCCTCGGCCAGCGGGAAGGACCTCGACGCCGCCCGGCTGGATCTGCGGCTCGAAGTGGCCCGGGCCTACTGGGCGCTGGTCACGGCGCGCGAGACGGTCCGCGTGCTTGAGCAGGCGCTGGAGACGGCGGACCGCTCGCTCACCGACGTGCGGGCGCGCGTGGACGCCGGATTCCTGCCGCCGAACGACGTCACGCGGAGCGAGGCGCAGCGGGCCAGGAGCGAGCTCCTGCTCGTGGAGGCGCGCGGCCGCGTGGAAGTGGTCACGCTGGATCTCGCCCGCCTCATGGGACTGGCGGCTCCGGCGGCGATCGCGCCCACCGAAGCGCTCGACGGCGGGGCCGCGCCCGCGGCCGATGGATCGACCCTGGTGAAGGAAGCGCTGACGCAGCGGCCCGAGCTCGCCGCCCTCGCCGATCGCGACCAGGGCATCGCCGCCAGGCTCGATGCCATCGCCGCCACCCGGAAGCCCACCGTGGCATTCGCGTCGGGCTACGACTGGGCGCATCCCAATCCCCGCATCTTCCCCCGCCAGGCGCGGTGGGAGGACTCCTTCGACCTCAGCCTCAACGTGAGCTGGCAGCTCTGGGACTCGGGGCGCGCGAACGCCGACCGCCAGGAGGCGCTCGCGAACCAGACCGCGCTCCGCGAGCGGCGACGCGAGGTGGAATCGCAGATTCGGGCCGACGTGGCCAAGTCGCTCGTGGACGTCACGACGAGCCGGGCCGCGCTGTCGCCCGCGCGGCTCGCCGTGTCGAGCGCGCAGGAGACGCGGCGGGTGGTGAACGACCGCTTCGAGGCCGGCGTCGCCACGACGCTCGACGTGCTCGACGCGCAGCTGGCCGAGATGCAGGCGGAGCTCGACAGGACGCGGGTCCTCGCCGACATCCGGCTGGCGGAGGCGCGCCTGGCGCGCGTGCTGGGGCGATAG
- a CDS encoding ABC transporter ATP-binding protein, with amino-acid sequence MTARPPAPPGPVPEPGTRDPGRAGIAIDVQHLTRRFGDFLAVDDVSFQVRKGEVFGFLGANGAGKSTTIRMLCGLLAPTSGTAQVGGVDVADDPERVKRAIGYMSQKFSLYEALTVDQNITFFGGVYGLSGDRFEARRAFVLDMAGLRGREHTVTRALSGGWRQRLALGCAVLHEPPIVFLDEPTGGVDPVSRRQFWDLIGNLAEGGVTVLVTTHYLDEAEHCHRIAIIHRGRMVAIGATHELKGVFADRPILELHTAQPVQAMAALDTMPEVEKTSIFGTSVHAVLRGADVAPAAIRTALERGGITVQGASVVSPSLEDVFLDVVERTEAQAQGGHAA; translated from the coding sequence GTGACCGCACGCCCACCCGCCCCGCCGGGCCCCGTCCCGGAGCCCGGGACCCGAGACCCGGGACGCGCCGGGATCGCGATCGACGTCCAGCACCTCACCCGCCGCTTCGGCGACTTCCTTGCCGTGGACGACGTGTCGTTCCAGGTGCGGAAGGGCGAGGTGTTCGGGTTCCTGGGCGCCAACGGCGCCGGGAAGAGCACGACCATCCGGATGTTGTGCGGCCTGCTGGCGCCCACGAGCGGCACGGCGCAGGTCGGCGGCGTCGACGTGGCCGACGATCCGGAGCGCGTGAAGCGGGCCATCGGCTACATGTCGCAGAAGTTCTCGCTGTACGAGGCGCTCACGGTCGACCAGAACATCACGTTCTTCGGCGGGGTGTACGGCTTGTCCGGCGATCGCTTCGAGGCGCGCCGGGCCTTCGTGCTCGACATGGCGGGCCTCCGCGGCCGCGAGCACACCGTGACCAGGGCCCTGTCTGGAGGCTGGCGCCAGCGGCTGGCGCTGGGCTGCGCCGTGCTCCACGAGCCGCCCATCGTGTTCCTCGACGAGCCCACCGGCGGCGTCGATCCGGTGAGCCGCCGTCAGTTCTGGGACCTGATCGGCAACCTGGCCGAGGGCGGCGTAACGGTGCTCGTCACCACGCACTACCTCGACGAAGCCGAGCACTGCCACCGGATCGCCATCATCCACCGCGGGCGGATGGTGGCAATCGGCGCGACCCACGAGCTGAAGGGCGTGTTCGCCGATCGCCCGATCCTGGAACTGCACACGGCGCAACCCGTCCAGGCCATGGCGGCGCTCGACACGATGCCCGAGGTGGAGAAGACGAGCATCTTCGGCACGTCCGTCCACGCCGTGCTCCGCGGCGCGGACGTGGCGCCGGCAGCGATCCGGACGGCGCTCGAGCGCGGCGGCATCACCGTCCAGGGCGCTTCCGTGGTGTCGCCGTCCCTGGAGGACGTCTTCCTGGACGTGGTCGAGCGCACCGAGGCGCAGGCCCAGGGGGGGCACGCCGCATGA
- a CDS encoding ABC transporter permease, giving the protein MVGAISRVVHLFRKELIELRADPRLFGIVIMAPIIQLLVLGYAATTDVKDIPLLVVDGDRSVASRELVNRFDASANFYIVDVVSGNGSVERHLSHGTAWMALTIPAGFGDALGAGRPETVQVIADGTDSNSTGVALSYARSIVAAYSAETAAALRPGAPAMAPIEADIRVWFNPRLESRDFMVPGIVALLLLVVTTNLSAMAIVREREVGTLEQLNVTPLARWELIVGKLLPYALIGMIDVVLVTLVAVFWFEIPLRGSFALLFGCAAIYLLSTLGLGLFVSTISQTQQQASMTATFFFLTPMIYLSGFTFPIENMPQWIQYVTYLIPLRYFLVIVRGIFLKGVGVDVLWPQMAALLACGLVLIALATLRSSKRLA; this is encoded by the coding sequence ATGGTTGGCGCCATCTCGCGCGTGGTGCACCTCTTCCGCAAGGAGCTCATCGAGCTCCGCGCCGACCCGCGGCTCTTCGGTATCGTGATCATGGCGCCCATCATCCAGCTCCTGGTGCTGGGCTACGCGGCCACGACCGACGTCAAGGACATCCCGCTCCTGGTGGTGGACGGCGACCGGTCCGTGGCCAGCCGCGAGCTCGTGAACCGTTTCGACGCGTCCGCGAACTTCTACATCGTGGACGTCGTCAGCGGCAATGGCAGCGTCGAGCGCCATCTGTCGCACGGCACGGCGTGGATGGCCCTCACCATCCCGGCCGGGTTCGGCGACGCCCTGGGCGCGGGCCGCCCCGAGACGGTGCAGGTCATCGCCGACGGCACCGACTCGAATTCCACCGGCGTGGCCCTGTCCTACGCCCGCAGCATCGTCGCCGCCTACTCGGCCGAGACCGCGGCGGCCCTCCGTCCCGGCGCGCCCGCCATGGCGCCCATCGAGGCCGACATCCGCGTGTGGTTCAACCCTCGCCTCGAGAGCCGCGACTTCATGGTGCCGGGCATCGTGGCCCTCCTGCTCCTCGTGGTCACGACGAACCTGTCCGCAATGGCCATCGTCCGAGAGCGCGAAGTGGGCACGCTCGAGCAGTTGAACGTGACGCCGCTGGCGCGGTGGGAGCTCATCGTCGGCAAGCTCCTTCCGTACGCTCTCATCGGCATGATCGACGTGGTGCTCGTGACGCTCGTGGCGGTGTTCTGGTTCGAGATTCCGCTGCGGGGAAGCTTCGCCCTGCTCTTCGGCTGCGCCGCGATCTACCTCCTGAGCACGTTGGGGCTGGGCCTGTTCGTGAGCACCATCTCGCAGACGCAGCAGCAGGCGTCGATGACGGCCACGTTCTTCTTCCTGACGCCCATGATCTACCTCTCGGGCTTCACGTTCCCGATCGAGAACATGCCGCAGTGGATTCAGTACGTGACCTACCTGATTCCGCTGCGCTACTTCCTGGTGATCGTGCGCGGCATCTTCCTGAAGGGCGTGGGTGTGGACGTGCTGTGGCCCCAGATGGCGGCGCTGCTGGCGTGCGGCCTGGTCCTGATCGCCCTGGCCACGCTCAGGTCCAGCAAGCGGCTGGCCTGA
- a CDS encoding ABC transporter permease — translation MMVTTRAMVRKELHQILRDRRTLLILVFVPALFLLLYGYALNFDIKNIALAVEDRDGSTASRELISSFTNSGYFVYAGAVHGGGDLEWLIDTNDARAALVIPEGYGRDVARRVPVRVQVIVNGDNANTASAVVGYAGAIVAEAGAEALATATGAAGGTPRPLVAFEPRVWYNPQLRSALFLVPGLIAYITMITAVISTSLAVVREKERGTMEQIRMAPVSPLAFVIGKTIPYSVIAFVSAVLIVLVSMALFGLPQRGPWWLLLLLIGLFLVGAQGQGLLISTIAENQQVAFQVALLSSFLPTFILSGFIFPITSMPAAVQAVTHIVPARYFVAALRAVVLKGTAIDVVWPQMGALVAFAAVMIGLSSLRLMREWR, via the coding sequence ATGATGGTCACCACCCGGGCGATGGTGCGGAAGGAGCTGCACCAGATCCTGCGCGATCGCCGCACGCTCCTCATCCTGGTGTTCGTGCCGGCGCTGTTCCTGCTGCTCTACGGCTACGCCCTGAACTTCGACATCAAGAACATCGCGCTGGCCGTGGAGGACCGGGACGGATCGACCGCCAGCCGCGAGCTCATCTCGTCGTTCACCAACTCCGGCTACTTCGTCTACGCGGGCGCCGTCCACGGGGGCGGCGACCTGGAGTGGCTCATCGACACGAACGACGCCCGCGCCGCCCTGGTGATCCCGGAAGGCTACGGGCGCGACGTGGCCAGGCGCGTGCCCGTCCGCGTCCAGGTGATCGTGAACGGCGACAACGCGAACACCGCGTCGGCCGTCGTGGGCTACGCCGGCGCCATCGTCGCCGAGGCCGGCGCCGAGGCCCTCGCCACGGCCACCGGCGCCGCCGGCGGCACGCCGCGGCCGCTGGTCGCCTTCGAGCCCCGCGTCTGGTACAACCCGCAGCTCCGCAGCGCGCTCTTCCTCGTGCCAGGGCTCATCGCCTACATCACCATGATCACGGCCGTGATCTCCACCTCGCTCGCCGTCGTGCGCGAGAAGGAGCGGGGCACCATGGAGCAGATCCGCATGGCGCCGGTGAGCCCGCTCGCGTTCGTCATCGGCAAGACGATTCCCTACTCGGTGATCGCGTTCGTGTCGGCCGTGCTCATCGTGCTCGTGTCGATGGCCCTCTTCGGGCTGCCGCAGCGCGGGCCCTGGTGGCTGTTGCTCCTCCTCATCGGCCTCTTCCTCGTGGGCGCCCAGGGGCAGGGGCTGCTCATCAGCACCATCGCCGAGAACCAGCAGGTGGCCTTCCAGGTGGCGCTGCTCTCGAGCTTCCTGCCGACGTTCATCCTGTCCGGCTTCATCTTCCCGATCACGAGCATGCCGGCGGCCGTGCAGGCCGTCACGCACATCGTGCCCGCCCGCTACTTCGTGGCCGCCTTGCGTGCCGTCGTCCTGAAGGGCACGGCCATCGACGTGGTGTGGCCGCAGATGGGCGCGCTCGTCGCCTTCGCGGCCGTCATGATCGGGTTGTCGTCCCTGCGCCTCATGCGGGAGTGGCGCTGA